In Herbaspirillum sp. WKF16, one genomic interval encodes:
- a CDS encoding outer membrane beta-barrel protein — MRTSPLILAAVLAASASAFAHAADAGSPWYMGASAGYAQNKVSNMVFPAKASTKDGGTGFKLYGGYQFSRHLAAELEYVHFGNYRMESPTINTTSKSSGLGLSAVGILPLSSDFSLLGKLGAMAKFTKARETYSFDNDVYTQNSTRIVPMLGVAAEYRFTPALALRAEYQYVGRSTVGENNSKLENSLMSAGLRYNF, encoded by the coding sequence GTGCGCACCTCTCCCCTGATCCTTGCAGCCGTGCTGGCTGCTTCCGCTTCCGCCTTCGCCCACGCCGCCGATGCAGGCTCCCCCTGGTACATGGGCGCAAGCGCGGGCTATGCCCAAAACAAGGTGAGCAACATGGTCTTCCCTGCCAAGGCATCCACCAAGGACGGCGGAACCGGCTTCAAACTCTATGGCGGCTATCAATTTTCCCGCCATCTTGCCGCCGAGCTGGAGTATGTCCACTTCGGAAACTATCGTATGGAATCACCCACGATCAATACCACGAGCAAGTCTTCCGGGCTGGGGCTGAGCGCGGTGGGAATATTGCCGCTGTCATCGGACTTCTCCCTGCTCGGCAAGCTCGGCGCCATGGCGAAGTTCACCAAGGCCAGAGAGACCTACTCCTTTGACAATGATGTCTACACCCAGAATTCCACCCGGATCGTGCCGATGCTGGGGGTAGCCGCCGAATACAGGTTCACGCCTGCGCTGGCATTGCGCGCCGAGTATCAATACGTGGGCAGATCGACGGTGGGAGAAAACAATTCGAAGCTGGAGAACAGCCTGATGTCGGCCGGCCTGCGCTACAACTTCTGA
- a CDS encoding amino acid ABC transporter permease: MNFTLDFSSLAPYWPVFLRGAWLTLKMTTVAIIVGVAIGVIVAFAKSSKNLLVARACGIYIEAVRNTPFLVQIFLLYFGLASLGVHMPTFAAAVLAMIINIAAYAAEIIRAGIDSVPRGQIEAAECLGLSVWRIRWHVMLQPAIERVYPALTSQFLLMMQASAMASQISAEELTAIANTVQSDTFRSLETYIVVAGLYLALSVLVKLLSYAFGEYVFKRRRTIRRAAAQARRSPVSRMPAANAAAAAAGMAPVAHVPFIHGISQPQPRETAEGSAS; this comes from the coding sequence ATGAACTTCACACTCGACTTCAGCAGTCTCGCGCCTTATTGGCCCGTGTTCCTGCGCGGCGCGTGGCTGACGCTGAAGATGACCACTGTCGCGATCATCGTCGGCGTCGCCATCGGCGTCATTGTCGCCTTCGCCAAGAGCAGCAAGAACCTCCTGGTGGCGCGCGCCTGCGGGATCTACATCGAGGCGGTGCGCAACACGCCGTTCCTGGTGCAGATCTTCCTCCTGTACTTCGGCCTGGCCAGCCTGGGCGTGCACATGCCCACCTTCGCCGCCGCCGTGCTGGCGATGATCATCAACATCGCCGCCTATGCGGCCGAAATCATCCGCGCCGGCATCGACTCGGTGCCGCGCGGCCAGATCGAGGCCGCCGAATGCCTGGGCCTGTCGGTCTGGCGCATCCGCTGGCACGTGATGCTGCAGCCGGCCATCGAGCGCGTCTATCCGGCGCTGACCAGCCAGTTCCTGCTGATGATGCAGGCCTCGGCGATGGCCTCGCAGATTTCGGCCGAGGAGCTGACCGCCATCGCCAACACCGTGCAGTCGGACACCTTCCGCTCGCTGGAAACCTACATCGTGGTGGCCGGGCTGTACCTGGCGCTGTCGGTGCTGGTGAAGCTGCTGTCGTACGCCTTCGGCGAATACGTTTTCAAGCGCCGCCGCACCATCCGCCGCGCCGCCGCCCAGGCGCGGCGCAGCCCGGTGTCGCGCATGCCGGCGGCCAATGCCGCGGCTGCCGCGGCAGGCATGGCGCCGGTGGCGCACGTGCCGTTCATCCATGGCATCTCCCAGCCCCAGCCGCGCGAGACTGCAGAAGGGAGCGCATCGTGA
- a CDS encoding amino acid ABC transporter ATP-binding protein, with the protein MSAIANPEPVVHASGAPSAQSGQPIVKVDQIYKSFGSNQVLKGVSFEVGRGEMIAIIGASGSGKSTALRCIDRLETIDSGSIEVAGIRVDDPNVDLHKLRTEVGIVFQSYNLFPHLTVLENVMLALRHVKMQGKAEAQKVALAALAQVGLDEKAGAYPEQLSGGQQQRVAIARSLAMAPKVMLFDEVTSALDPQLTGEVLRVMEDLAAGGMTMILVTHEMNFAKRVADRIIYMHQGRVWEVGPGEMLDNPHTPELQAFLAADL; encoded by the coding sequence ATGTCAGCAATCGCTAATCCAGAACCGGTGGTGCATGCTTCCGGCGCGCCGTCCGCGCAATCCGGCCAGCCCATCGTCAAGGTCGACCAGATCTACAAGAGCTTCGGCTCCAACCAGGTATTGAAGGGCGTGTCCTTCGAAGTGGGGCGCGGCGAGATGATCGCCATCATCGGCGCCTCCGGCTCCGGCAAGAGCACCGCGCTGCGCTGCATCGACCGCCTGGAAACCATCGACTCCGGCAGCATCGAGGTGGCCGGCATCCGCGTGGACGATCCCAACGTCGACCTGCACAAGCTGCGCACCGAAGTGGGCATCGTGTTCCAGAGCTACAACCTGTTCCCGCACCTGACCGTGCTGGAGAACGTCATGCTGGCGCTGCGCCACGTGAAGATGCAGGGCAAGGCGGAAGCGCAGAAGGTGGCCCTGGCCGCGCTGGCGCAGGTGGGCCTGGACGAGAAGGCCGGCGCCTATCCCGAGCAGCTCTCCGGCGGCCAGCAGCAGCGCGTGGCGATCGCCCGTTCGCTGGCGATGGCGCCCAAGGTCATGCTGTTCGACGAAGTCACCTCGGCGCTGGACCCCCAACTGACCGGCGAAGTGCTGCGCGTGATGGAAGACCTCGCCGCCGGCGGCATGACCATGATCCTGGTCACCCACGAAATGAACTTCGCCAAGCGCGTGGCCGACCGCATCATCTACATGCATCAGGGCCGCGTGTGGGAAGTCGGCCCGGGCGAGATGCTGGATAACCCGCATACGCCGGAACTGCAGGCGTTCCTGGCGGCGGATCTGTAA
- a CDS encoding FadR/GntR family transcriptional regulator, whose translation MINTLAAEAGQRTGKAAAETNGGFPAPAAVPARAAGRRNLSRELVQALEQLILTQHWRPGDKLPTEAEIVRQFQVSRTVVREALSRLQAAGLVATRHGIGTFVLAPRPPAMFRLDPADLETSFEVLAVLELRISLETETAGLAAARRSDANLAVMRQALDDFTSNVARSETTVAPDFRFHQEIAEATGNRYFAEIINYLGTTILPRTRLPSSRIPPDQLTQYLQRVNREHEQIFDAIARRDTDFARAAMRIHLTNSRERLRRAQEVS comes from the coding sequence ATGATAAATACACTCGCTGCCGAGGCTGGGCAGCGCACCGGGAAAGCCGCCGCGGAGACCAACGGCGGCTTTCCCGCACCAGCCGCAGTGCCGGCCCGCGCCGCGGGCCGCCGCAATCTCTCGCGCGAGCTCGTGCAGGCGCTCGAGCAGCTGATTCTTACCCAGCATTGGCGCCCCGGCGACAAGCTGCCCACCGAGGCCGAGATCGTGCGCCAGTTCCAGGTCAGCCGCACCGTGGTGCGCGAAGCGCTGTCGCGCCTGCAGGCCGCCGGACTGGTGGCGACCCGCCACGGCATCGGCACCTTCGTGCTGGCGCCGCGCCCGCCGGCGATGTTCCGGCTCGATCCGGCCGACCTGGAGACCTCCTTCGAGGTGCTGGCGGTGCTGGAGCTGCGCATCAGCCTGGAGACGGAGACCGCCGGCCTGGCGGCGGCGCGCCGCAGCGACGCCAACCTGGCGGTGATGCGGCAGGCGCTGGACGACTTCACCAGCAACGTGGCGCGTTCGGAAACCACGGTGGCGCCCGACTTCCGCTTCCACCAGGAGATCGCCGAAGCCACCGGCAACCGTTACTTCGCCGAGATCATCAACTACCTGGGCACCACCATCCTGCCGCGCACGCGGCTGCCGTCCAGTCGGATCCCACCCGACCAGCTCACGCAATACCTGCAGCGCGTGAACCGCGAGCACGAGCAGATCTTCGACGCCATCGCCCGGCGCGACACCGACTTCGCGCGCGCGGCCATGCGCATCCACCTGACCAACAGCCGCGAACGCCTGCGCCGCGCGCAGGAAGTCAGCTGA
- a CDS encoding VOC family protein has product MIDHTGVIVSDFDKSKAFYQAALAPIGYTLIMEFPAAVTGHTDVAGFGENGKPDFWISRGTPNQPPMHVAFRVEQRAPVDAFHAAALGADGRDNGGPGIRAHFHPDYYGAFVLDPDGHNIEVVCHNPAAA; this is encoded by the coding sequence ATGATCGACCACACCGGCGTCATCGTCAGCGACTTCGACAAGAGCAAGGCTTTCTACCAGGCGGCGCTGGCCCCCATCGGCTATACGCTGATCATGGAATTCCCGGCCGCCGTCACCGGCCACACCGACGTCGCCGGTTTCGGCGAGAACGGCAAGCCCGACTTCTGGATCAGCCGCGGTACGCCCAACCAGCCGCCCATGCACGTGGCCTTCCGCGTCGAGCAGCGCGCGCCGGTCGATGCCTTCCATGCCGCCGCGCTGGGCGCCGACGGGCGCGACAACGGCGGCCCCGGCATCCGCGCGCATTTCCATCCCGACTACTACGGCGCCTTCGTGCTGGATCCGGATGGGCATAATATCGAAGTGGTCTGCCACAATCCCGCGGCGGCCTGA
- a CDS encoding NAD-dependent epimerase/dehydratase family protein: protein MSGENDSGAWQSARFSRLLLTGAAGGVGKILRPRLAGFADVVRVSDLARAIETADAAASHEEVLACDLADRAAVDAMVAGCEAIIHLGGVSVERPFEEILEANIKGVFHIYEAARRHKVRRVIFASSNHVTGYYRQDQKIDARDLRRPDGYYGLSKSYGEDMAQFYFDRYGVETVSIRIGSIFPEAKDRRMMASWMSVDDFEQLLRRALFTPGVGHTVVYGMSDNATTWWDNRHAAHLGYAPKDSSEIFRAKVEAQPRPAPTDPVAVLQGGAFTTIGPFDPLAG, encoded by the coding sequence ATGAGCGGAGAAAACGATTCGGGCGCGTGGCAATCCGCGCGCTTTTCACGCCTGTTGCTGACCGGCGCCGCCGGCGGCGTGGGCAAGATCCTGCGTCCCCGGCTGGCCGGCTTTGCCGACGTCGTGCGGGTGTCGGACCTGGCCCGCGCCATCGAGACCGCCGATGCGGCGGCATCCCATGAAGAAGTGCTGGCCTGCGACCTGGCCGACCGCGCCGCGGTCGATGCCATGGTGGCCGGCTGCGAGGCCATCATCCACCTGGGCGGCGTCTCGGTGGAGCGCCCCTTCGAGGAAATCCTGGAAGCCAACATCAAGGGCGTGTTCCACATCTATGAAGCCGCGCGCCGCCACAAGGTCAGGCGCGTGATCTTCGCCAGCTCCAACCACGTCACCGGCTACTACCGACAGGACCAGAAGATCGACGCCCGCGACCTGCGCCGCCCGGACGGCTACTACGGCCTCTCCAAGTCCTACGGCGAGGACATGGCCCAGTTCTACTTCGACCGTTACGGCGTGGAGACCGTCAGCATCCGCATCGGCTCGATCTTCCCGGAAGCCAAGGATCGCCGCATGATGGCCAGCTGGATGAGCGTGGACGACTTCGAGCAACTCCTGCGCCGCGCCCTGTTTACCCCCGGCGTGGGCCATACCGTGGTCTACGGCATGTCCGACAACGCCACCACCTGGTGGGACAACCGCCATGCGGCCCATCTCGGCTACGCGCCCAAGGACAGCTCGGAAATCTTCCGCGCCAAGGTGGAAGCCCAGCCCAGGCCGGCGCCGACCGATCCGGTGGCGGTCCTGCAGGGCGGCGCGTTCACCACGATCGGTCCTTTCGACCCCCTGGCAGGCTGA
- a CDS encoding amino acid ABC transporter permease — translation MIGSFSWTHLFYLVQSIGWTLALSVLAFVLGGIAGFVVMMARISPRAWLRNPAILFIECIQGIPLLILLFIVYFGLSVYGFALPALVAAGIAMMVYTSAYLGDIWRGCVEAMPRPQWEASECLSLTRWQTLRLVIIPQATRLSLPPTIGFLVQLIKMTSLASVIGFVELTRAGQIINNSIFQPFLVFTLVGIFYFLLCYPLSRWSASMEKKLNVSNR, via the coding sequence GTGATCGGATCTTTTTCCTGGACCCACCTGTTTTACCTGGTGCAGTCGATCGGCTGGACCCTGGCGCTGTCGGTGCTGGCCTTCGTGCTGGGCGGCATCGCCGGCTTCGTGGTGATGATGGCGCGCATCTCGCCGCGCGCCTGGCTGCGCAACCCGGCCATCCTGTTCATCGAATGCATCCAGGGCATCCCGCTGCTGATCCTGCTGTTCATCGTCTACTTCGGCCTGTCGGTGTACGGCTTCGCGCTGCCCGCGCTGGTGGCCGCCGGCATCGCCATGATGGTGTACACCAGCGCCTACCTGGGCGACATCTGGCGCGGCTGCGTCGAAGCCATGCCGCGTCCGCAATGGGAAGCCTCGGAGTGCCTGTCGCTGACGCGCTGGCAGACGCTGCGCCTGGTGATCATCCCGCAGGCCACGCGGTTGTCGCTGCCGCCCACCATCGGCTTTTTGGTGCAGCTCATCAAGATGACCTCGCTGGCCTCGGTGATCGGTTTCGTCGAGCTGACCCGCGCCGGCCAGATCATCAACAACTCGATTTTCCAGCCCTTCCTGGTGTTCACCCTGGTCGGGATCTTCTATTTCTTACTGTGCTACCCGCTGTCGCGCTGGAGCGCATCCATGGAGAAAAAGCTCAATGTCAGCAATCGCTAA
- a CDS encoding porin — translation MKKTAFALAALAATGGAWAQSSVTVYGLIDTGITYTSKVGANNGSRFSVDSGDQAASRIGFKGTEDLGGGLSAIFNVENGFANDTGGMSTAGVLFDRKSVVGLSGPFGTVTIGRQTDYLEDIGSKYASVGVFGSNGIKGAHFNNLDRIAGGARTDNSVRFDSASYGGFTGSLFYGFGEIAGKTSAGQAFGIAGNYANGPFGIGAGYYQSKLSAAAGTGQPGDTGLKTFTIGSSYQFGPAKLYGTWSQVRQPSLAAVATTGLVNNSTFGNKANIIDLGVDYSLTSNLHVMGGVIYDRTNFKRAGAGATTGSTTQINLGVDYYLSKRTDVYAMYANQRAKDTNNPGVVNGSYTNSPTGDVSQNVVRLGLRHRF, via the coding sequence ATGAAAAAAACAGCATTTGCCCTGGCCGCCCTGGCCGCAACCGGCGGCGCCTGGGCGCAGTCCAGCGTCACCGTCTACGGCCTGATCGACACCGGCATCACCTACACCAGCAAGGTCGGCGCCAACAACGGCAGCCGCTTCAGCGTCGACTCCGGCGACCAGGCGGCCTCGCGCATCGGCTTCAAGGGCACGGAAGACCTCGGCGGCGGGCTGTCGGCAATCTTCAACGTCGAGAACGGTTTCGCCAACGACACCGGCGGCATGAGCACCGCCGGCGTCCTGTTCGATCGCAAGTCGGTGGTCGGCCTTTCCGGCCCGTTCGGCACGGTGACCATCGGTCGCCAGACCGACTACCTGGAAGACATCGGCTCCAAATACGCTTCGGTGGGCGTGTTCGGCTCCAATGGCATCAAGGGCGCCCATTTCAACAACCTCGACCGCATCGCCGGCGGCGCGCGCACCGACAATTCGGTGCGCTTCGATTCGGCCAGCTACGGCGGCTTCACCGGCAGCCTGTTCTACGGCTTCGGCGAGATCGCGGGCAAGACCTCGGCCGGACAGGCCTTCGGCATCGCCGGCAACTACGCCAATGGCCCGTTCGGCATCGGCGCCGGTTACTACCAGAGCAAGTTGTCGGCCGCCGCCGGTACCGGCCAGCCGGGCGACACCGGCCTGAAGACCTTCACCATCGGTTCCAGCTACCAGTTCGGCCCGGCCAAGCTGTACGGCACCTGGTCGCAGGTCAGGCAACCCTCGCTGGCCGCCGTGGCGACCACCGGCCTGGTCAACAACAGCACCTTCGGCAACAAGGCCAACATCATCGACCTGGGCGTGGACTATTCCCTGACCTCCAACCTGCACGTGATGGGCGGCGTGATCTACGATCGCACCAACTTCAAACGCGCGGGCGCCGGCGCCACTACCGGCTCGACCACGCAGATCAACCTCGGCGTGGACTACTACCTGTCCAAGCGCACCGACGTGTACGCCATGTACGCCAACCAGCGCGCCAAGGACACCAACAACCCGGGCGTGGTCAACGGCTCCTACACCAACTCGCCGACCGGCGACGTGTCGCAGAACGTGGTGCGCCTGGGGCTGCGTCACCGCTTCTGA
- a CDS encoding transporter substrate-binding domain-containing protein codes for MQLKKAFTRTCIAALMFGAFAHSAMADQLDDIKKAGKIRVAIAMGTPLFSYADDKLQPAGSDVDTAKQLAQDLGVQLEIVSVTNAARVPTLQANRADIVVADLSITPERQKVIDFSIPYAVISIIVGGPKNIQIKDYPDLAGKRIGLTRATVNDTLTTQQAKDAEIVRYEDDATLITSMVTGQVEVFSSTPSNLQEMQKKAPGKNLELKFEQKVFDLGIALNKNQPRLKDWIDNWVKTNMKNGKLNAMYKKHHGRDLPASVQNVQ; via the coding sequence ATGCAACTCAAGAAAGCCTTTACCCGTACCTGCATCGCCGCGCTGATGTTCGGCGCCTTCGCCCATTCCGCCATGGCCGATCAACTGGACGACATCAAGAAGGCCGGCAAGATCCGCGTCGCCATCGCCATGGGCACGCCGCTGTTCAGCTACGCCGACGACAAGCTGCAACCGGCCGGCTCCGACGTCGATACCGCCAAGCAGCTGGCCCAGGACCTGGGAGTGCAGCTGGAAATCGTCTCGGTGACCAACGCCGCGCGCGTGCCGACCCTGCAAGCCAACCGCGCCGACATCGTGGTGGCCGACCTGTCGATCACGCCGGAGCGCCAGAAGGTGATCGACTTCTCGATCCCCTACGCCGTCATCAGCATCATCGTCGGCGGCCCCAAGAACATCCAGATCAAGGACTATCCGGACCTCGCCGGCAAGCGCATCGGCCTGACCCGCGCCACCGTCAACGACACCCTGACCACGCAGCAGGCCAAGGACGCCGAGATCGTGCGCTATGAAGACGACGCTACCCTGATCACCTCGATGGTGACCGGCCAGGTGGAAGTGTTCTCCAGCACCCCGTCCAACCTGCAGGAAATGCAGAAGAAGGCGCCGGGCAAGAACCTGGAGCTGAAGTTCGAGCAAAAGGTCTTCGACCTGGGCATCGCGCTCAACAAGAACCAGCCGCGCCTGAAGGACTGGATCGACAACTGGGTCAAGACCAACATGAAGAACGGCAAGCTCAACGCCATGTACAAGAAGCACCACGGCCGCGACCTGCCGGCGTCGGTGCAGAACGTGCAGTAA
- a CDS encoding NAD(P)/FAD-dependent oxidoreductase yields MPSSSEFSFPRHAVIIGGGAVGLMSAIHALDQGLQVSILDFNEAGSEEASSYGNAGWLSSHSVIPPVEPGMWKKVPGYLMDPLGPLSIRWRYLPGLAPWLLRNLAGARRERIRATAKALRTLVADARLLHQEVAQRAGAGHLIDTSGVLHVYRSRRHFENDAFGWSVRRELGIRWTEIEGEELRRREPDLDAQFGFAVHVDEAGHCKDPGAYMQALDAYARARGARRVQGRATGFRIEQGRLKAVRTQDGEIACDAAVICAGARSRQLAAQAGDRVQLESERGYHATIAGHALQATAHTPMMVSEFKVIATQMEGGLRIAGQVEFASFEAAPDWRRGEIMRDIAQKLFPGLPRELPAQDVKFWLGRRPSTPDGMPCIGYAAASRDIVHAYGHGHIGLGCSARTGRIAAQLLAGQAPEIDLAPFSPQRF; encoded by the coding sequence ATGCCCAGCTCATCCGAATTCTCCTTCCCCCGCCACGCAGTCATCATCGGCGGCGGCGCCGTCGGCCTGATGAGCGCCATCCACGCGCTCGACCAGGGCTTGCAGGTGAGCATCCTCGACTTCAACGAGGCCGGCAGCGAAGAGGCGTCCAGCTACGGCAACGCCGGCTGGCTGTCGTCGCATTCGGTGATCCCGCCGGTGGAGCCGGGGATGTGGAAGAAGGTGCCGGGCTACCTGATGGATCCGCTGGGGCCGCTTTCCATTCGCTGGCGCTACCTGCCCGGCCTCGCGCCCTGGCTGCTGCGCAACCTTGCCGGCGCGCGGCGCGAGCGCATCCGCGCCACGGCGAAGGCGCTGCGCACGCTGGTGGCGGATGCGCGCCTGCTGCACCAGGAGGTGGCGCAGCGCGCCGGCGCAGGCCACCTGATCGATACATCCGGCGTGCTGCATGTTTACCGCTCGCGCCGGCATTTCGAGAACGACGCCTTCGGCTGGAGCGTGCGCCGCGAGCTCGGCATCCGGTGGACCGAGATCGAAGGCGAGGAGCTGCGCCGGCGCGAGCCCGATCTCGACGCGCAATTCGGTTTTGCCGTGCACGTGGACGAGGCCGGGCACTGCAAGGATCCCGGCGCCTACATGCAGGCGCTGGACGCCTATGCGCGCGCCCGCGGCGCGCGTCGCGTGCAGGGCCGCGCCACCGGTTTTCGCATCGAACAGGGACGGCTCAAGGCGGTGCGCACGCAAGACGGCGAGATCGCCTGCGACGCCGCGGTGATCTGCGCCGGCGCGCGCTCCAGGCAGTTGGCGGCGCAGGCCGGCGACCGCGTGCAATTGGAGAGCGAGCGCGGCTACCACGCCACCATCGCCGGCCACGCACTGCAGGCCACCGCGCATACGCCGATGATGGTCTCCGAATTCAAGGTCATCGCGACCCAGATGGAAGGCGGCCTGCGCATCGCCGGCCAGGTCGAGTTCGCCTCCTTCGAGGCGGCGCCCGACTGGCGGCGCGGCGAGATCATGCGCGACATCGCGCAGAAGCTGTTTCCCGGATTGCCGCGCGAGCTGCCGGCGCAGGATGTGAAGTTCTGGCTGGGACGCCGCCCCAGCACGCCGGACGGCATGCCCTGCATCGGCTATGCCGCCGCCAGCCGCGATATCGTGCACGCCTATGGCCACGGTCACATCGGCCTGGGCTGCTCGGCGCGCACCGGCCGCATCGCGGCGCAGCTGCTGGCGGGCCAGGCGCCCGAGATCGACCTGGCGCCGTTCAGCCCGCAGCGTTTCTGA
- a CDS encoding SRPBCC family protein — translation MSTPNTVRLHRVLRAKPERVYRAFLDPDAMVKWLPPHGFTGRVHHMDARVGGSHKMSFTNFSTGSSHSFGGTYVELTPNERIVYTDKFDDPNLPGEMKVTVSIRATLVGSELEVVQEGIPPMIPLEFCYAGWQESLQLLAQLVDPEIPDGA, via the coding sequence ATGAGCACTCCCAACACCGTGCGCCTGCACCGCGTGCTGCGCGCCAAACCCGAGCGCGTCTACCGCGCCTTCCTCGATCCCGACGCGATGGTGAAGTGGCTGCCGCCGCACGGCTTCACCGGCCGCGTGCATCACATGGACGCGCGCGTGGGCGGTTCGCACAAGATGTCCTTCACCAACTTCAGCACCGGCAGCTCGCACTCCTTCGGCGGCACCTACGTCGAACTGACGCCCAATGAGCGCATCGTCTACACCGACAAGTTCGACGACCCCAACCTGCCGGGCGAGATGAAGGTGACCGTCAGCATCCGCGCCACGCTGGTGGGCAGCGAGCTGGAGGTGGTGCAGGAAGGCATACCGCCGATGATCCCGCTGGAGTTCTGCTACGCCGGCTGGCAAGAGTCGCTGCAGCTGCTGGCGCAGCTGGTGGATCCGGAGATTCCCGACGGCGCCTGA
- a CDS encoding LLM class flavin-dependent oxidoreductase, with translation MHLAAFLIAGNAAHSQALWRHPESRRGGFLELDYYRHIAQTLERGKFDLLFFADRLAVSTRYGESHRHGIALGDQDATRLDPLPLLGALAAVTQRIGLGATRSTTYSQPYSLAREFATLDHLSGGRAAWNVVTSVNQGEADNFGLKQTLPHDVRYDRADEFLDVTHKLWRSWQADALRLDDDGRYADAGLVAAVDHHGAHFSVRGPLNIPATPQGSPVIIQAGSSDRGQDFAARWAEVVFNIQPDLARLQRFHADLKGRAEKFGRRTQDIKILSAVMPFVGQSRAHAEELRAQANALADPLVGLSTLSSHMNVDFSAYPLDAPIGDVQVSGIQGLFKLLREISAERRLTLADAGRLYAQGVLTPQVAGTAADVADWLEDIVAQGGADGFVISPSHLPHGFDDFVDGVVPELQRRGSFRRDYAGRHLREHLSA, from the coding sequence ATGCATCTCGCCGCCTTCCTGATCGCCGGCAACGCCGCCCACAGCCAGGCGCTGTGGCGCCACCCGGAAAGCCGCCGCGGCGGCTTCCTGGAGCTGGACTACTACCGCCACATCGCGCAGACGCTGGAACGCGGCAAGTTCGACCTGCTGTTCTTCGCCGACCGGCTGGCGGTGTCCACCCGCTACGGCGAGAGCCACCGCCACGGCATCGCCCTGGGCGACCAGGATGCGACCCGGCTCGATCCCCTGCCCCTCCTCGGCGCGCTGGCGGCGGTGACGCAAAGGATAGGCCTGGGCGCGACGCGCTCCACCACCTATTCGCAGCCCTACAGCCTGGCGCGCGAGTTCGCCACGCTGGACCATCTCTCGGGCGGACGCGCGGCCTGGAACGTGGTGACCTCGGTCAACCAGGGCGAGGCCGATAATTTCGGCCTGAAGCAAACCCTGCCGCACGACGTGCGCTACGACCGCGCCGACGAATTTCTCGACGTCACGCACAAGCTGTGGCGCAGCTGGCAGGCCGATGCGCTGCGGCTGGACGACGACGGCCGCTACGCCGATGCCGGCCTGGTTGCAGCCGTCGACCACCATGGCGCGCACTTCAGCGTGCGCGGCCCGCTCAATATCCCCGCCACGCCGCAGGGCAGCCCGGTGATCATCCAGGCCGGCTCGTCGGATCGCGGCCAGGATTTCGCCGCGCGCTGGGCCGAGGTGGTGTTCAACATCCAGCCCGACCTGGCGCGCCTGCAGCGCTTCCATGCCGACCTCAAGGGCCGCGCGGAGAAATTCGGGCGACGTACGCAAGACATCAAGATCCTCTCGGCCGTGATGCCCTTCGTCGGCCAGTCGCGCGCGCATGCCGAGGAGCTGCGCGCGCAGGCCAACGCGCTGGCCGATCCGCTGGTGGGCCTGTCCACCCTGTCGAGCCACATGAACGTGGACTTCTCCGCCTACCCGCTGGACGCGCCCATCGGCGACGTGCAGGTGAGCGGTATCCAGGGCCTGTTCAAGTTGCTGCGGGAGATTTCGGCGGAACGCCGGCTGACGCTGGCCGACGCTGGCCGGCTCTACGCCCAGGGCGTGCTCACGCCGCAGGTGGCGGGCACTGCCGCCGATGTCGCCGACTGGCTGGAGGACATCGTCGCGCAGGGCGGCGCCGACGGCTTCGTGATCTCGCCCTCGCACCTGCCGCACGGCTTCGACGACTTCGTCGACGGCGTGGTGCCGGAGCTCCAGAGGCGCGGCTCGTTCCGCCGGGATTACGCCGGGCGGCACCTGCGGGAACACCTGTCGGCGTAA
- a CDS encoding cysteine hydrolase family protein, which yields MPTALLIIDVQHALCTGPHAVAEAERTIANINLLSQRARAARAPVIVVQHEDDGAMAHGNDGWQLAAGLQTTPQDVPLRKRGSDAYHHTDLQSMLKMRHISQLVVCGMQTDFCVESTVRRSLALGYPVTLAQDGHTTTDNGVLQAAQIVAHHNATLSRLGSYGVRATLAAARDIVF from the coding sequence ATGCCCACCGCCCTGCTCATCATCGACGTACAGCACGCCCTGTGCACCGGCCCGCACGCCGTGGCCGAGGCCGAGCGCACCATCGCCAACATCAACCTGCTGTCGCAACGGGCGCGCGCCGCGCGGGCGCCGGTGATCGTGGTCCAGCACGAGGATGACGGCGCCATGGCGCACGGCAACGACGGCTGGCAGCTGGCGGCCGGGCTGCAGACCACGCCGCAGGACGTGCCGCTGCGCAAGCGCGGCTCCGACGCCTACCATCACACCGACCTGCAATCGATGCTGAAGATGCGGCACATCTCGCAACTGGTGGTGTGCGGCATGCAGACCGATTTCTGTGTTGAATCGACGGTGCGCCGCTCGCTGGCGCTGGGCTATCCGGTCACGCTGGCGCAGGACGGCCACACCACCACCGACAACGGCGTGCTGCAGGCGGCGCAGATCGTGGCGCACCACAACGCCACGCTGTCCCGTCTGGGTTCCTACGGCGTGCGCGCCACCCTGGCGGCGGCGCGCGACATCGTCTTCTGA